From one Bacteroides fragilis NCTC 9343 genomic stretch:
- a CDS encoding multidrug effflux MFS transporter yields the protein MTDRQNSRRFLLLFLGVLSAFGPFIMDMYLPTLPAMADFFHTSSSMVQLGLTTSMIGLAAGQLIFGPLSDKYGRRPPLLLAMILFLLATVGCIFSHTISQFVTSRFLQGIAGAGGVVISRSIATDEYSGQQLAGMLAVIGGINGIATVIAPIGGGILAQITSWQGIFICLFFMGVVLLSGSLHLNESLPAKHRQTVSWQDLYHSFGEVLHNRRYVGYVLQYGFTMGILFVNISSAPFIMQQHYGLSPLSFSLCFGINAIAMVISSAISIKLPTMERALYIGSRGMLSVSALLMVFLSLRCDFWIYELLIFALLSMIGMTFTASNTLAMECERRNAGIASALLGATGFAFGGIVSPLVSLGDMMTSTGILFLAGSACAYACTRYVLSQSVQPSGVLYH from the coding sequence ATGACTGACAGACAGAATTCCAGACGGTTCTTATTATTATTTTTAGGTGTATTAAGTGCTTTCGGCCCTTTTATAATGGACATGTATTTGCCTACCTTACCGGCTATGGCAGATTTTTTCCACACTTCATCTTCTATGGTACAATTGGGACTCACCACCAGCATGATTGGCTTGGCTGCCGGACAATTAATTTTCGGTCCCTTGAGTGACAAGTACGGGCGACGTCCTCCATTACTTCTGGCCATGATTCTGTTCCTGCTCGCTACGGTGGGGTGCATCTTTTCACATACCATTTCACAATTTGTGACATCCCGATTCTTACAAGGCATTGCCGGAGCAGGTGGTGTAGTGATTTCCCGCTCCATAGCTACCGACGAGTATTCGGGACAGCAACTGGCCGGCATGCTTGCCGTTATCGGCGGAATAAATGGAATAGCTACAGTCATCGCCCCTATCGGAGGAGGTATACTGGCTCAGATAACAAGCTGGCAAGGCATCTTTATCTGCTTATTCTTTATGGGAGTGGTTCTCCTATCCGGAAGCTTACATTTGAACGAATCACTTCCGGCAAAACACAGACAGACTGTGAGTTGGCAAGACTTATACCATAGTTTCGGAGAAGTCCTCCACAACCGCCGCTATGTAGGCTACGTCCTGCAATATGGTTTCACTATGGGAATACTGTTTGTCAATATCTCTTCTGCACCATTCATCATGCAGCAACACTACGGACTCTCTCCTCTATCCTTCAGCCTCTGTTTCGGAATCAATGCGATAGCAATGGTTATCTCTTCAGCCATATCGATAAAATTACCTACCATGGAACGGGCTTTATATATAGGAAGCCGGGGCATGCTGTCAGTATCTGCACTATTGATGGTATTCTTGTCCTTGAGATGTGATTTTTGGATCTACGAGTTATTGATCTTCGCTCTACTCTCGATGATTGGCATGACTTTTACAGCATCCAACACCTTGGCCATGGAGTGTGAGCGACGGAATGCAGGCATTGCTTCGGCACTTTTGGGAGCCACCGGGTTTGCATTCGGAGGTATTGTATCGCCATTGGTAAGTTTAGGAGATATGATGACCTCTACCGGAATATTGTTTTTAGCAGGTTCTGCCTGTGCCTATGCATGCACCCGATATGTACTGTCACAATCCGTTCAACCCTCCGGAGTGCTATATCATTGA
- a CDS encoding GH92 family glycosyl hydrolase: MKVLFHSLFILLFVFTACTSTPKQATIDYTQYVNPFIGTDFTGNTYPGAQVPFGMVQLSPDNGLPGWDRISGYFYPDSTIAGFSHTHLSGTGAGDLYDISFMPVTLPYKEAEAPLGIYSKFSHQDENATAGYYQVLLKDYGINVELTATERCGIQRYTFPEAKAAIFLNLKKAMNWDFTNDSHIEVIDSVTIQGYRFSDGWARDQHVYFRTRFSKPFTAVQMDTTAILKDGKRMGTATIARFDFDTQKGEQILVNTALSGVSMEGAAQNLAAEVPEDNFDKYREAARDNWNRQLSKIAVKGDHKDDWVNFYTALYHTMLAPTIYSDVDGSYYGPDKKIHRTDGWVNYSTFSLWDTYRAAHPLFTYTEPERTNDMVQSFLAFYEQNGRLPVWNFYGSETDMMIGYHAVPVIVDAYLKGIGNFDPKKALEACVATANLDNYRGIGAYKELGYVPFNEKDSYNAENWSLSKTLEYAYDDYCIARMAEKLGKKEIADEFYKRSQNYRNVYNPATSFMQPRDDKGEFQKDFKADAYTPHICESNGWQYFWSVQHDIDGLIGLTGGKERFAQKLDSMFTFHPSADDELPLFSTGMIGQYAHGNEPSHHVIYLYNAVDQPWKTQEYVAKVMNELYLNSPAGLCGNEDCGQMSAWYVFSAMGFYPVNPISGQYEIGTPLFPEVQLHLDNGKTFTVKAPAVSKENIYIRSTKLNGKPYDKSYITHEQIMSGATLEFEMGKEKVTSDQ; encoded by the coding sequence ATGAAAGTACTTTTTCATTCACTATTTATTCTTTTATTTGTTTTCACTGCCTGTACGTCTACCCCTAAACAGGCAACTATTGACTATACCCAATATGTAAACCCATTTATCGGAACCGATTTCACCGGTAATACCTATCCCGGAGCACAAGTCCCTTTCGGCATGGTACAACTTAGTCCGGACAACGGACTTCCCGGCTGGGACCGTATCTCCGGATATTTCTATCCCGATAGCACTATTGCCGGATTCAGCCATACCCACCTTTCTGGTACGGGGGCAGGCGACTTATATGACATCTCTTTTATGCCCGTCACCCTGCCTTATAAAGAAGCAGAAGCTCCGTTAGGTATTTACTCCAAATTTTCCCATCAGGACGAAAATGCCACGGCAGGATATTACCAGGTACTGCTGAAAGATTACGGCATCAACGTCGAATTGACGGCAACCGAACGATGCGGCATTCAGCGTTACACTTTTCCTGAAGCCAAAGCCGCTATCTTCCTCAACCTGAAAAAAGCTATGAATTGGGACTTTACCAATGATTCGCACATCGAAGTTATCGACTCGGTAACCATTCAGGGATACCGCTTCTCCGACGGATGGGCACGCGACCAGCATGTCTATTTCCGTACACGCTTCTCTAAACCTTTTACAGCCGTTCAAATGGATACAACTGCCATCCTGAAAGACGGAAAACGAATGGGTACGGCTACCATAGCCCGATTCGATTTCGACACACAAAAAGGAGAGCAAATACTTGTCAACACAGCCCTTTCCGGTGTCAGCATGGAAGGAGCAGCTCAAAATCTGGCAGCCGAAGTTCCGGAGGATAATTTCGATAAATATCGTGAGGCTGCACGGGACAACTGGAACCGGCAACTCTCTAAAATCGCAGTCAAAGGCGACCATAAGGACGATTGGGTAAACTTCTACACCGCACTCTATCACACCATGCTTGCTCCTACCATTTATAGCGATGTCGACGGTTCGTATTACGGTCCGGACAAAAAGATTCATCGCACAGACGGATGGGTAAACTACAGTACTTTCTCTTTATGGGATACATACCGCGCCGCACATCCTCTATTTACCTATACCGAACCCGAACGTACCAACGATATGGTTCAATCATTTCTGGCTTTCTACGAACAGAACGGACGCCTGCCGGTTTGGAATTTCTACGGTAGTGAAACAGATATGATGATTGGCTATCATGCCGTTCCGGTCATCGTGGATGCTTATCTGAAAGGTATTGGAAACTTTGATCCGAAAAAGGCATTGGAAGCTTGTGTAGCCACTGCCAACCTGGACAATTACCGCGGAATTGGTGCTTATAAAGAACTGGGATATGTTCCTTTCAATGAAAAAGATAGTTATAATGCCGAAAACTGGTCGTTATCCAAAACACTTGAATACGCTTATGATGATTACTGCATTGCCCGCATGGCAGAAAAACTGGGAAAGAAAGAGATTGCGGACGAATTCTATAAGCGGTCGCAAAACTATCGTAACGTATACAATCCGGCAACCTCGTTCATGCAACCTCGTGATGACAAGGGAGAATTTCAGAAAGACTTTAAAGCAGATGCTTATACACCGCATATCTGCGAAAGTAACGGTTGGCAATATTTCTGGTCGGTACAGCATGACATAGACGGACTGATCGGTCTGACAGGCGGAAAAGAACGTTTTGCACAAAAGCTGGACAGCATGTTCACCTTCCATCCTTCGGCCGACGACGAACTTCCGCTCTTCAGTACCGGAATGATAGGCCAATATGCTCACGGAAACGAACCGAGCCATCACGTCATCTACCTTTATAATGCGGTAGACCAACCCTGGAAAACCCAGGAGTATGTGGCAAAAGTAATGAACGAACTCTACCTGAACAGCCCTGCCGGACTCTGCGGAAACGAAGACTGCGGCCAGATGTCGGCTTGGTATGTATTCAGCGCCATGGGATTCTATCCGGTAAATCCGATAAGCGGTCAATATGAAATAGGTACTCCCCTTTTCCCGGAAGTGCAACTGCACCTTGACAACGGGAAAACATTCACTGTCAAAGCTCCGGCTGTCAGCAAAGAGAATATCTATATCCGATCAACCAAACTGAATGGAAAACCCTATGATAAAAGTTACATTACTCATGAACAGATTATGAGTGGTGCAACCCTTGAGTTTGAAATGGGAAAGGAGAAAGTTACGAGTGATCAATAA